Proteins encoded within one genomic window of Macadamia integrifolia cultivar HAES 741 unplaced genomic scaffold, SCU_Mint_v3 scaffold1582, whole genome shotgun sequence:
- the LOC122064250 gene encoding 26S proteasome non-ATPase regulatory subunit 14 homolog: protein MSLERLQRIFSGASGMGHPPPDAPLLDSSEQVYISSLALLKMLKHGRAGVPMEVMGLMLGEFVDEYTVRVVDVFAMPQSGTGVSVEAVDHVFQTNMLDMLKQTGRPEMVVGWYHSHPGFGCWLSGVDINTQQSFEALNQRAVAVVVDPIQSVKGKVVIDAFRLINPQTMMLGQEPRQTTSNLGHLNKPSIQALIHGLNRHYYSIAINYRKNELEEKMLLNLHKKKWTDGLTLQRFDEHSKTNEQTVQEMLNLAIKYNKAVQEEDELPPEKLAIANVGRQDAKKHLEEHVSNLMSSNIVQTLGTMLDTVVF, encoded by the exons ATGAGTCTGGAGAGATTGCAGAGAATTTTCTCCGGTGCAAGTGGAATGGGGCATCCTCCTCCTGATGCTCCTCTTCTCGACTCCTCTGAGCAGGTTTACATTTCCTCTCTAGCCCTCCTCAAGATGCTCAAGCACG gGAGAGCCGGGGTTCCGATGGAAGTCATGGGTTTGATGCTTGGTGAGTTCGTCGACGAGTACACAGTCCGTGTTGTGGATGTTTTTGCGATGCCGCAGAGTGGTACTGGTGTCAGTGTTGAGGCGGTTGATCATGTCTTCCAAACTAACATGCTTGATATGCTCAAGCAAACTGGCAG GCCAGAGATGGTTGTAGGCTGGTACCATTCTCATCCGGGTTTCGGCTGCTGGCTTTCTGGGGTAGACATAAACACCCAGCAG AGCTTTGAAGCTCTAAATCAAAGAGCTGTAGCTGTAGTGGTAGATCCAATTCAGAGTGTGAAGGGGAAAGTGGTCATTGATGCCTTCCGCTTGATCAACCCTCAGACCATGATGCTTGGACAAGAACCTCGCCAGACAACTTCCAACCTTGGGCATCTAAACAAGCCATCTATTCAG GCCTTGATCCATGGGTTGAACAGACATTACTACTCAATTGCTATAAACTATAGGAAGAATGAACTTGAGGAAAAGATGTTACTGAACCTACACAAAAAGAAATGGACTGATGGCTTGACATTACAACGGTTCGATGAACACTCCAAAACCAATGAGCAGACTGTGCAG GAGatgctgaacctggccatcaaATACAACAAGGCAGTACAGGAAGAGGATGAGCTGCCCCCTGAAAAGCTTGCCATTGCAAATGTGGGCAGACAGGATGCGAAGAAACACTTGGAAGAGCACGTGTCCAACTTGATGTCATCAAATATAGTCCAGACTCTAGGGACTATGCTAGACACAGTTGTATTCTAA